The Longimicrobiaceae bacterium genomic interval CCCCGCCGTCCTGCGCCGCCTGCCCGCCCGTGGGCGCGCCCAGGAGGCGGCGCACGTACTTGCCGATCATGTCGCCCTCCACGTTCACGCCGTCGCCCTCGCGCAGGTCGGCGATGGCGGTGTGGCTCCAGGTGAAGGGGATGATGGACACCTGCACCGTGCCCGGCTCCGGCAGGTCGTTCACCGTGAGGCTGATGCCGTTGAGCGTGATGGAGCCGTGCAGCACCGTCACCGACGCCACCTCCGGCGGCACGGTGAAGTCGATGAGCACCAGCTCCTCCTGCGGGTCGATGCGCGTCACGCGGCCCACGCCGTCCACGTGCCCCTGCACCATGTGGCCGCCGAGCCGCGCGCCCAGCTGCATCGCCCGTTCGAGGTTGAC includes:
- a CDS encoding riboflavin synthase — protein: MFTGIVEEVGTISSVTPEGNGVVIAIAAEAVLENLGLGDSISVDGACQTVTSLTGDGFSVQAVATTLGRTTFGAFKPGQRVNLERAMQLGARLGGHMVQGHVDGVGRVTRIDPQEELVLIDFTVPPEVASVTVLHGSITLNGISLTVNDLPEPGTVQVSIIPFTWSHTAIADLREGDGVNVEGDMIGKYVRRLLGAPTGGQAAQDGGELLKAWGY